The Deltaproteobacteria bacterium sequence CTATTCCGACATCCTCCAGGTCGGAGCGCGCAACGTCCAGAACTTCGCCCTGCTGAAGCGGATCGGGAAATCGAAGCGGCCTATACTTCTAAAGCGCGGAATGATGACCACGATCACGGAATTCCTGATGAGCGCGGAATACTGCATGTCGGAAGGCAGCCGCCAGGTCATCCTCTGCGAGCGGGGAATCCGGACTTTCGAGGACGCCACCAGGAACACGCTCGACCTCTCGGCGATCCCCGTCCTTCGGGAGCGCACTCACCTGCCCGTAATCGTCGACCCGTCGCACGGGACGGGGCACGCGGCGTACGTCCCGCCGATGTCTTGCGCGGCGGTGGCTGCAGGCGCCGACGGCCTGATGATAGAGGTGCACCCGAAGCCGGAAAAGGCCCTCTCCGACGGGCCGCAATCGCTCACGTTCGAAAAATTCCGGGAGATGATGGAGGCTCTGGCGGGATTCATCTCCGCTGCGGGGCGCACGATCTGACGCAAGCCGCATCATCATGTTGATGCAAGCCGCACTATCATGGGATTGAAGCGTTATTTTCGCGGAGGCATCCTTCTCGCGGCTGTCGCCGTCTTCCTTCTCCTTCGGGCGGGATGGCTGTACTACAAGGTCGGGATCGCCATGTCCGGCGGCGCATGGGAAGTGCCTTCCATCCTGTACGGCCGTCCCACGCGTATCCATCCCGGCGATTCCCTCGCCAACTTGAGGCTTTCGGAGCGGCTTTCCCGTCTTTCATACAGGAAAGTCGCGGGCAAACCGCACGATCCCGGCACATGGTCGGAAGGAGAGGGCCGTATCCGTATCCACATCCGTAATTTCCGCTACGGCGAGCAGGAAGAGCGGAAGTTCCCCGTGGAAATCGAGGTCAAGGACGGCCGGATCGCCGCGATGGCCACTACCGCCGGCGCTCCGCTCGAAGAGGTCGTGATCGATCCGGAGGAGGTCGGAAGGATCCTCGGGCCCGGCAGGGAGTCCCGCAGGCCGGTTTCTCTGGATGCCATCCCGAAGAGGCTGCAGGACGCGGTCCTCGCGGCGGAGGACTCCCGCTTCCATTCCCATGCCGGCATCGACGCGATCGGCGTCGCACGCGCGGTCTTCGCCAACCTGCGCCATATGAGGTACGCGCAGGGGGGCTCGACGATCACGCAGCAGCTCGCGAAGAACTTTTTCCTGACCCCGAAGAAAAGCCTGTGGCGGAAGCTGCGCGAAGCGGAGCTGGCGCTACTGATCGAGCTCCGTTATTCGAAAAAGGAAATACTGGCGGCGTACCTCAACCAGATCTATCTCGGGCAGGAGGGGCCTCAAGGCGTTTACGGCGTCGAAGAGGCGGCGCGGCACTACTTTTCCAAGGGGGTCGACAGGCTCTCCCTCGAAGAAGCGGCGTTGCTGGCGGGGATCATCCGTTCACCCAACCGGTATTCGCCGTTGCGTATGCCGGCCGCGGCGAAGGAGAGGAGGAACTGGGTCCTTTCCCGGATGTCGAAACTGGGGATGATCCGCGAGGAGGAATATCGGGATGCGGCCCGCTCTCCCGTCCGGACGAACGTCAGGCGCGCCCCTGCGCGAGGGGCGGAATACTTCGCCGATTACATCCAGAAATTCGCGGAAGACAGCCTTGGCGACGGAAAGGTTTATCGTGCGGGCTTTCGGATCTATACGACGCTCGACCCGTTCCACCAGGCGGCTGCGGAAGCGGCCGTTTCCCGGGGTCTCGCCGACATAGATCAGCGCAAGGGGAAAGCCGGCGAACCGCTCCAGGCGGCGCTGGTCGCCATAGATCCCGCCACGGGCGAGCTCACGGCGATGGTGGGAGGCCGAGGGTACGGCGATACTCAATTCAATCGGGCAGCCGACGCAATCCGCCAGCCCGGCAGCGCGTTCAAGCCGTTCGTGCTTCTTGCCGCGATGGACCAGGCCGCCAGGGAAAAGGGGAAGATCACCCTCGCCACCTCCGTGTCGGGGGAACCCGTTTCGATTCCCACGCCCGAGGGGGCGTGGACGCCCGCCAATTTCGAGGGGAAACGGTACGGAACGATCACCGTACGCCGGATGATAGAGAATTCCGTGAACACCGCCACCGTCCGGCTGGCGACGCAGATCGGGCTCAAGGAGATCGTCTCCACCGCGCGGGATGCGGGAATCGAAAGCCCGCTATCCCCCGTTCCGTCGCTTGCGCTCGGCAGCTTCGAGGTGACTCCCGTCGAACTGGCGTACGCCTATGCGACCATCGCCTCGGGGGGGATGCGCTACAACCCGTTCCCGCTCGATTCCATCATCGGGGCGAAGGAAGAAACGGTCTACCTGGGAAAATCCGGCGTGAAGCAGGCCGTCGATCAGAGGGCGGCGTATCTTGTCTCGTATGCGCTCGAAGGGGTGATAGACCGGGGGACCGGCAAGCCTGCCCGCTCCGCCGGGATCGGTTTCCCCGCCTCGGGCAAGACCGGGACGACCGACAAGAACCGCGATTCCTGGTTCGTGGGATATACGCCCGAGGTCGTGTGCGCCGTGTGGGTGGGAAGGGACTCAGGCGGGGACACGGGGGTAACCGGGGCGGAGGGTGCGCTCCGCATCTGGAGCCGGTTCATGAAGTCAATATACTCCTCGGCGGGACCGCGGGCGCTTCAACCGCCGCAGGGGATCGTTACCGCCGAAATCGATCCCGCCTCGGGCTTCCTCGCCACTTCCGCATGCCCGGAGCGTTTCACAGAGGCTTTCATCGAGGGGACCGTCCCGAAGGAAACGTGCCCGCTCCACCAGGTGCATCCGCTGGTGGAGTCCGTCAGGAAAGGGCTTCGCGGCATCGGCGACTTCTTCCGCAATCTCTTCAAATAGTGATATAAGTATCGTTTTAAACGGTTAGACGGGGTCACGCCGAAGATGGATTACAAGGACACGCTGAACCTGCCGCAGACCGGATTCCCCATGCGGGCGAATCTCGCGCAACGGGAGCCCGAAACCCTTGCCCGGTGGGAAAAGGACGGCCTTTACCGGGCGATGGCCGAACGCCGCAAGGGAAGCGCGAAATTCGTGCTCCACGACGGCCCGCCTTACGCCAACGGCCATATACACATCGGCCACGCGCTCAACAAGATCCTGAAAGACATAATCGTGAAATTCCGGTGCATGTCCGGCTGCTGGGCCGAATACGTCCCCGGTTGGGACTGCCACGGGCTGCCGATCGAGCACCAGGTGGACAAGAACCTGGGAGGCAGGAAGGAAGCGATCCCCACAGGGGAGAAACGGAAGCTCTGCCGGGAGTACGCCGCGAAATTCATCGACATCCAGCGGAAGGAATTCAGGCGGCTGGGGGTCCTGGGCGACTGGGAGAATCCGTACCGGACGATGACGTTCGACTACGAGGCCGGTATCCTGCGTGAATTCGGCCGCTTCGTCGAATCGGGAGCCGTCTATAAGGGGACCAAGCCCGTCTACTGGTGCGCCACCTGCCGGACCGCGCTTGCCGAGGCCGAGGTCGAATACGCGGACCACACCTCGCCTTCCATATACGTTAAATTCCTTTTCATCGATCCGCCGGAAAAGATCCACCCCGCTCTTGCCGGGAAGAAGGTGTATTTTGTCATCTGGACGACGACACCATGGACGATCCCTTCGAACCTGGGAATCGCGCTCCACCCCGAATACACCTACGTCGCGCTCGACGCCGGCGGCGAGGTTTACGTGGTTGCGGAAGGTCTCGCGGAGCGGTTCGCGGCCGAGGTCGGACTGGGCGATCCCGCGCGCCTTGCATCGTTTCATGCGACGGGCCTCGAACGGCTGCGGTGCCGGCATCCCTTCGCCGGGCGGGATTCCGTCATCGTCCTTGCCGACTACGTCACGCTCGATGCGGGCACCGGGTGCGTCCACACCGCGCCGGGCCACGGGCGCGAGGACTACGAAACGGGGCTCAAATACGGCCTGGACATATACGCCCCGCTGGACGACGCGGGCCGCTTCACGAAGGACGTACCATTCTTCGCGGGGTTGCAGGTATTCGAGGCGAACCCGCGTGTCAACGCGAAGCTGGCAGAGGTCGGCGGGCTGCTGAAAGAAGACAAGGTTTCCCACTCCTACCCGCATTGCTGGCGTTGCAAGCATCCGGTCATCTTCCGCGCGACGAAGCAGTGGTTCATCTCGATGGACAACACGGGCCTTCGGGTGAGAGCGCTGTCGGAGATCCGAAAGGTCAGGTGGATTCCCTCGTGGGGGCAGGAACGGATCGAGGGGATGATCGCGAACCGGCCCGACTGGTGCATCTCGCGGCAGCGGGCGTGGGGCGTCCCGATCGCGATCTTCCAATGCGCCGCCTGCGGGCATTACCTGCTCGACCGCAATCTGATCGACCACGTCGCGGGCCTGTTCGACAGTGAAGGCGCCGACGCCTGGTTCAACCGGGAAGTGAAGGACCTGTTGCCGCCGGGAGTCTCCTGCCCGGAATGCAAGGGGACGGAGTTCCTGAAGGAGACCGATATCCTGGACGTCTGGTTCGATTCGGGCGTCTCGTACGCGTGCGTATGCGAAGGGAAGGAAAACCTGGGCATCCCGGTGGACCTGTACCTGGAAGGGTCCGATCAGCACCGCGGATGGTTCCACTCCACGCTGCTGGCAGCGGTGGGGACGAGGCAGGCGGCGCCATACAGGGCGGTGCTGACCCACGGTTTCGTCGTCGACGGAAAAGGCGAGGCGATGCACAAGTCGAAGGGGAACGTCATCGCCCCCGAAGAAATCATCAAGAAGAACGGGGCGGAGATCCTGCGCCTGTGGGTAGCCGCGGAAGATTACCGGGACGATATCCGCATTTCGAAAGATATTCTCGACCGCCTGACGGAAGCATACCGGAAGATCCGGAACACCATCCGGTTCCTGCTCGGCAACATCGACGGATTCGATCCCGCGCGGGACACCGTGCCGTATGAGCTGATGCAGGAGATGGACAGGTACGCGCTCGTTCTGTTCAACCGCCTTGCGGAGAAGGTCCTGCGCGCGTACAGGAACTACGAGTTCCACCTGATTTTCCACGCGGTGAACAACTTCTGCTCGGTAGACATGTCGAGTTTCTACCTGAACGTGCTGAAGGACCGTCTTTACTGCTCGAAAGCGGACGATCCGGGAAGGCGCTCCGCCCAGACCGCGCTGTTCGAAATCGCGCGAGGCCTGCTTTCATTGCTCGCCCCGGTCCTTTCGTTCACCGCCGAGGAGGCGTGGGGATATCTCCCCGCTTACCCGGGAAAACCGGAGAGCGTATTCCTGACCGACCTGCCGGAACCCGTGGAGCTCCTGGAGGCCGAGGAGATCGCGACGCGTTGGGACAGAATTCTCGTGCTGCGCGCGGAGATCGCCCAACCGCTGGAAGCGGCGCGCAAGGCCAAGCTGATCGGGAGCGACCAGGATGCGCTTGTGCGCGTTTCGCCGGGGCCGTTCGCCGGCATTTTCTCGACCCGCCTACAGGCCATCAAGGAGGTCCTGATCGTCTCCGGGATTTCCGTCGAAGACGTCTCGGGCCCCGGGACATACGAGAGCGCGGCGTTCCCCGGCCTGAAAGCGACGGTGGAAAAAGCTCCGTGGCCCAAGTGCGAACGCTGCTGGAACCATACTCCCGCAGTCGGCACGATCGCTTCCGCGCCCGAGCTGTGCGAGCGGTGCGCCGATGCGGCGGGAAGCAGGTAGGCCTCCTCCTTGAGCGTCCTTCGAAAGTTCGCCCACCCCGTGATTGCCGCGGCCGTCCTTACAGTCGCCGACCAGTACAGCAAGGTGTGGATCGTCCGCAATTTCCCGCTCTTCGAGTCACGGACCGTTTACGAAAGCTTCTTCAACATCGTCCACGTGCGGAACACGGGAGTCGCCTTCGGGATGCTGTCCAATCTGAATCCCCACTGGGTCAATCCCCTGCTGATCGTGACAACTGTGCTGGCGGTCGTCGCGGTCCTGGCGTATATCCACATCCTTCCGGGGCACGGACCTGCGCCGTGCGGACTGGGGCTGGTTCTCGGAGGGGCGATCGGGAACCTGATAGACAGGGCGCGGCTCGGCTACGTGGTGGATTTCCTCGACCTGCACTGGCGGCACCATCATTGGCCCGCCTTCAACATCGCCGACATCGGGATCACCGCAGGAATCATCCTCCTCATAATCGACATGCTATTCTGGTCGAAGGAGGTCGAGGGTGCACCCCGTACTCATTAAGATCGGAAGCCTCAAGATCTACTCCTACGGGGTGTTCGTGGCGATCGGATTTCTCGCGGCGCTCTGGGTCGCCGGGAAGGAGATCGACCGGAAAGGGCTCGACCGGGAGAAATTCTACGACCTCGGCTTCTGGGTCGTGCTTGCGGCCATCGCCGGCGCGCGCGTCTTCCACGTACTGGTCTACTGGGAGCATTACCGGTTCGATCCGGTGGAGATCCTCCGGCTGTGGAACGGCGGGCTGGTCTTCTACGGCGGCTTCATCGCGGCGCTTGCGGCGTCCTTCTGGTTCCTGCGCAAGAACAGCATGCCGTTCCTGCAGGTTGCCGACGCATCTTCCCTGGGCATCCCTTTAGGTTTGGCGTTCGGGCGCATCGGATGCACGGCCGCAGGCTGCTGCTACGGAAAATTGACCACCGTTCCCTGGGCCATCGTTTTCACCGACCCGGCATCGCTCGCCCCGCTGCATGTGCATCTCCATCCGACCCAGATCTACGAATCGCTCGCCGCCTTCGCCATAGCCGGCGGGCTGTATGTCACCCGCGACCGGTTCGAAACTCCCGGCATGAGGTTCTGGGCGTTGCTGATCGTCTACGGAATCGTCCGGTCCTTCCTTGAAATTTTCCGCGACGACCCGAGGGGCTTCCTGGGCCCCTTCTCGGAATCGCAGATCGTCTCCGCCGTGTTGATCTCTTACGCGGTCGTCTCGATCGTCCTCGCGCGCACCCGTTCGGCGAACGCACTGAAATAACGACCCTAAGTGCTTCATTTCATAAATACGGTAGCATTCGAGCGCCGCTCCGCTTTCGGTGGAAACTTTATCCTCCGCCTCCGGGTTCAAAGGGATAGGCGGTTATTCAACCGCCATTTTCTCGAGGAGGAGACAAGGCAATGAAGAAAGAATGGTTCTCGACGAAATTATTCCTGTTCGCGGGGCTTGCCCTTCTGTTCGCGTTTGCGGCGCACGCCGCGGAGAAGGATTGCAGGGAATTCGGCGGACGGAAGCACCACAGGATGAAGTACGACCTGAAGACCGTCGAGACGGTTTCGGGAGAGGTTCTCAAGGTTAGGGAGTTTACTCATCGCAGGGGCGCCGGGACAGGCATAAGCCTGGTCCTGAAAACGGAGAAGGAAGAAATCCCCGTTCAAATCGGCCCGTCGTCCTTCCTGGAAAAAGAGGGCTTCAAGTTCAGCGAGAAGGACAAACTGGAGGTGACCGGCTCGCGGGTCACCGGAAAGCGCGGGAAAACGTTCCTGCTCGCCGCGCAGGTGAAGAAGGGCGACTCGCTGCTCAAACTTCGCGACGAGAAGGGCTTCCCCATCTGGGCCCCGATGAAAGGGGAGAAAATGAGGAAAGGCGGGCCGGCGCCGGAGACGGAACCGAAACCGGAAATGAAGGAAGGAAAGTGACCCGGTTGATAAGGAAGAGCAGGCTTGTGAGGTAGCGCCACCATGAACCTTTAGCGCATCGACCACCCAGCTACGGCATTCGAACGGTGTCCCTTCTCCTCACGTGGCGAGGCGGAGGGACACCGTTTTTCAATCCGTTGATCGCGTTTCAGCTCCGCGTGCGGTGAGCATCGATCAGCGGGTACGTGTCGCCGAAAACGTATTTCCTCGCTCCCACGAGAAAATCGTGCGGGAACCCGAGCTCGATCCTGCTCGCTTCGTCCAGGCGGGACAACTGGGCGTCCGTCAGCACCAGGTCAAGGCACCCCATGTTGTCGTAGACCTGCGCCACCGTCCTGGCCCCGATTATCGGCACGATCACTCCCCACGATTGCTGCCGCAGCCACGCCAGTGAAACCTGGGAGGCGGAACGGCCCGTTTCCGCCGCGACCTCCGAGACGACGTCCGCTATCCGGAAGTTGCGTTCCGTCAGGAAGACGCTGCCCCATTCGGCGGCGACATCGTACCTCGCTCCGTGAGGCTTCCCTTTCCCTGATTTGTATTTCCCGGACAGCATGCCTCCTCCCAGCGCGCCCCACGGCGTTATCGCGATGTCCATCGCCTTCGCCATCGGCAGGAGGTCACGTTCGGGAGTCCTTTCTATCAGGCTGTACTGTATCTGGAGGCCCGCGAAGGATGTCCATCCCTTCAGTTCCGCCAGCGTGTTCGCACGGGAGACGATCCACGCCGGAGCATCCGATACGCCGATGTAGATCACCTTCCCCGCCCGCACGGCGTCATCCAGCGCACGCATGACCTCGTCGGAAGGCGTCATGAAATCCCACGCATGCACCCAAAGCAGGTCGATGTAATCCGTGTTGAGGCGATTCAGGCTCGCGTCGAGCGACTGGACCAGGTTCTTCCTGTGGTTCCCGCCCGCATTCGGGTCTTCAGGGCGAAGCGTCAGGGTGTACTTCGTTGCAAGGACGATATGCCCTCTATCGGAAGCTATGAACTCCCCCACGTACCGCTCGCTCGTTCCGTTTGTATAAAGGTTCGCGGTGTCGATGAAGTTCCCCCCCGCCTCCACGAAGCGATCGTAGACTTTTCGGCTATCCTCCTTCGACGACCCCCACCCCCATTCCTCGCCGAACGTCATCGCGCCGAGGCACAGCTCCGATACCCTCAAGCCGGTGTTACCGAATAGCTTGTATCTCATCGGCAAACCCCCTTTTCATTTCGTGCCGGAAATTTCGTTCCGGCGCCGGAAACTTCGATGCGCACCGCCGGCGCGTCGTTCCTATCGTCTCACATAATTCCCAAAATAAAACCCTTTCCATTCAATCCTTTACCTTTTTCCGGAAACTTTTTCGGCGTTATTCGGGTTATACGCGGCGAAATCGATTTTCCTATCCCGCCTTGGAGGAGGATACTCCGATGAGATGCAATCCATTCCTCTTGATTCCGGCAGCGCTGCTGATGTTCGTTCTCGCGACCTGCGGAGGAGGCGGGGACGGCGGCCCGACAGGCACCGGGCAGATCAGCTTGACCGATGCCCCGGGCAATGAAATCGAATTCGATAACGTTCTCGTCACGGTCAAGTCGGTCTGGTTCCATACGAGCGACGCGGCAGGAGCCGGAGACGACGGGTGGCTCAAGTACCCGCTTCCTTCGCCCAAAACGGTCGACCTCGCCCGCCTGACCGACGGCGCGGTTTCGCAAATCCTCGACAGGAAACTTCCGGTGGGGCACTACCGGCAGATACGTATCGTCCTCGCGCCGACCGAGGACTCGAGCTACCTTTCTCCGTACAACAACGAGGTAATCGTGGGCGGCGCCGTTGCTCCGCTTCGCGTCCCCGCCGCAGACCATGGCATCAAGCTCGACGGATCGTTCCAGGTGACTGAGGGCGGGACGCTCAATCTCGCCATCGACATCGATATCGGCCACGATGTCGTTCCGTTCGGGAACGCCGGAAACGGAAACCGTGAGTACATTCTCAAGCCGAGGCTGCGGTATTTCGACTGCGACAACGTAGGGTCGATTACCGGCAGGATCGATGCCGCGACACGCGCCGCCGGGTATTACTTCGTGTTCAAGGCCGAGCAACTGGAGGCCGGTCCGGGCACCGACAATCTTTACCATGTGAGGCGGTTTACGGCCGTCGGCTTCCAGGGCGACAACACCGCGTTCCGCCTGTCGTTCCTGAGGCCCGGGACCTATGACGTCGTCATGCGGGGGAGGAACGTGGACACTGTGATAGTGCGGGGGGTGACCGTCAACGCGGGAGCGAACACCGATCTGGGACCCGCGATCGACATGCCCTCGGGAAGCGGCGAGTTCCCGGCGAACACGAGCGTGAGCCCGACCGGCTCGTGGGTCAACTTCTACCAGACGCTCGACAACACCGCCGCCGGCACACCCGTCGAGTATCCGTACGAGATTCGTTTCCGTCATATCTCGCCGTTCACAGGCATATTCTTCGACAACATCGCGCTGTCCAACGGGAAGCTTCACCTTCGCGCCTACGCAAACGGGACAACCACGCTCGTCGCCGGTTACGTGACGCCGCAAGAGTGGAACGGCGGAGGCGGCATCGCACGGTTCGGGGCGGTGGCGGATGCGCACCTGTTCGCCCCCAGCGCCTACGTCGTATTCGACAACACGGCTCCCGGCCCTGTATCGGGAGTCCCCGGCCCGACGTTCGGCTCGAGATTGCCGGTATCGGCTCCGGCTTCGCCTGCGGTCGCATCCGGCGCGATCTTCTCGTTACTGAACAAGCCCATGACCCTGGACAAGGTCTACCTGCTGGCGGTTCACGGCGGCAGGGTCGTCGACTCCTTCCTGCCGACGCAGGCGTCAGGCCCGATGACATGGACGATGGTGAGTGGACGGATGCAGGCCCCTTACGAGTTTCCGTATCTGCCGGGGAACATTCCCGGAGCCTTCTACGGTATCGACGGGTTCGGATGGTCGCCGCCGGGATCTCCAAACGGCCCGGCGTTCGCGGTGGGGATGGCCCCGGCGATCGCCGACCTTAGGGCGGGCGACGACACGGCCGCGAACTTCACCATGGCAAGGATAATTCCTTGACCGGGCGCGCGGCGTTGCTATTGCCCACCTTGAAAATATTTCATATGCTCAAGCGGTCGGATTCGCCGTCCTTATGAACCATGTGGGGGTGCAGCGATGAGAAAGGCCGCATATCTTTTCGTCCTGGCGAGCGTGCTAATTTCCGGTACCGCATTTTCGGCGGACGACAAAGGGAAAAGGGGCGGACCTCCCCGTCCCGCCGAGAAACCGCCCGAGTACAGTTGCGTCCTGCTCGACCTCGAAACCGAACCAGGCGTGGTGCGAACAGGGGAACGCATTCACTCATTCCTGCTCAAGTACCGCTGCCGGGAAAAAACCAGGCCCGTGGATATCGAAGTCTGGCACGAGGGGGGCGCCGTCGGAAAGCAGATCGTCAAGGTCGCGACGGACGTCGTGCTCGAAAAGGGTGAGCATACCATACGGCTCACGGGCGGCGACCCGGCAAGCGGCGGTAGATACGTCACCCAGTTGAAGGCGGATGCGCCCGCCGGGAAAAAGGATATCGTCAGGCGAGTTGACGACGTCGTTTGCACAGGATGGTCCCTGGCATCCACGCACGGGAAGCAAAACGTCGCCGGAGGATGCGAGATCGGTCTGGATACCGAACCCCATGTATTCAAGACGGGCGAGCGGATCCGCAAATTCATACTCAAGACCAAGTGCGACGAACTGCGGACCAACAAGGACATCAAGGTTTATTTCGATCCGAAGGGCAGGGGGAAGAAGGAGTTGGTGACGGTCCATCCCGACACGGCCCTCCGCAAGGGAGAACAAACAACCACGCTGGAAGGAGGCGGAGTCGGAGGCGAAGGCTATTACGTGCTGGAAATCCCGGGCGTAACGACGGGATTCTCCTTCGAAACCGTCTGCTCCGGTTGGACGCTATCGAAGAAAAAGTGACCGTCCCGAACAGGCGCCACGGGTCCAGGCAAGGCGGATCAATCCTTCCGCGACGTCGGAAAAATGACTCCGTTTAAAAGATGAACTTCACGTATTTTCTCGAAATGCCGGTCCGTAGTCAAAAGAAACGCATTATTCTCGATGCATAATTGTGCGACCAGCACATCCGGAAGCGGAAGGATCAGTCCCTTCTTTTTGTAACGATTGGACAGCTTTCCCGCGGCGTTCCAGGTATCGAGACCGATATCGAGGAGAGGAAGCGCATCGAACATATCCTCGATTTTCCTCATCGACCGTTCATCCCTTGCCCCCTGAAGCAATTCCATAAGGACGACACCCGCGCCTGTGGCGCGCCCTTCGTCAAGCGCCGTATCGAGCTGCCTGCCAAGCTCATGCGCCGGACCGCGGAAATACTCCACCCAAGCGGATGTGTCGACAAAGATATTATCGCCGGGTAATATCCAGCTCCCGTGCTTTCCGCCAGCTGTCGTCAACGTTTACCTTCC is a genomic window containing:
- the ileS gene encoding isoleucine--tRNA ligase, with the translated sequence MDYKDTLNLPQTGFPMRANLAQREPETLARWEKDGLYRAMAERRKGSAKFVLHDGPPYANGHIHIGHALNKILKDIIVKFRCMSGCWAEYVPGWDCHGLPIEHQVDKNLGGRKEAIPTGEKRKLCREYAAKFIDIQRKEFRRLGVLGDWENPYRTMTFDYEAGILREFGRFVESGAVYKGTKPVYWCATCRTALAEAEVEYADHTSPSIYVKFLFIDPPEKIHPALAGKKVYFVIWTTTPWTIPSNLGIALHPEYTYVALDAGGEVYVVAEGLAERFAAEVGLGDPARLASFHATGLERLRCRHPFAGRDSVIVLADYVTLDAGTGCVHTAPGHGREDYETGLKYGLDIYAPLDDAGRFTKDVPFFAGLQVFEANPRVNAKLAEVGGLLKEDKVSHSYPHCWRCKHPVIFRATKQWFISMDNTGLRVRALSEIRKVRWIPSWGQERIEGMIANRPDWCISRQRAWGVPIAIFQCAACGHYLLDRNLIDHVAGLFDSEGADAWFNREVKDLLPPGVSCPECKGTEFLKETDILDVWFDSGVSYACVCEGKENLGIPVDLYLEGSDQHRGWFHSTLLAAVGTRQAAPYRAVLTHGFVVDGKGEAMHKSKGNVIAPEEIIKKNGAEILRLWVAAEDYRDDIRISKDILDRLTEAYRKIRNTIRFLLGNIDGFDPARDTVPYELMQEMDRYALVLFNRLAEKVLRAYRNYEFHLIFHAVNNFCSVDMSSFYLNVLKDRLYCSKADDPGRRSAQTALFEIARGLLSLLAPVLSFTAEEAWGYLPAYPGKPESVFLTDLPEPVELLEAEEIATRWDRILVLRAEIAQPLEAARKAKLIGSDQDALVRVSPGPFAGIFSTRLQAIKEVLIVSGISVEDVSGPGTYESAAFPGLKATVEKAPWPKCERCWNHTPAVGTIASAPELCERCADAAGSR
- a CDS encoding PBP1A family penicillin-binding protein, encoding MGLKRYFRGGILLAAVAVFLLLRAGWLYYKVGIAMSGGAWEVPSILYGRPTRIHPGDSLANLRLSERLSRLSYRKVAGKPHDPGTWSEGEGRIRIHIRNFRYGEQEERKFPVEIEVKDGRIAAMATTAGAPLEEVVIDPEEVGRILGPGRESRRPVSLDAIPKRLQDAVLAAEDSRFHSHAGIDAIGVARAVFANLRHMRYAQGGSTITQQLAKNFFLTPKKSLWRKLREAELALLIELRYSKKEILAAYLNQIYLGQEGPQGVYGVEEAARHYFSKGVDRLSLEEAALLAGIIRSPNRYSPLRMPAAAKERRNWVLSRMSKLGMIREEEYRDAARSPVRTNVRRAPARGAEYFADYIQKFAEDSLGDGKVYRAGFRIYTTLDPFHQAAAEAAVSRGLADIDQRKGKAGEPLQAALVAIDPATGELTAMVGGRGYGDTQFNRAADAIRQPGSAFKPFVLLAAMDQAAREKGKITLATSVSGEPVSIPTPEGAWTPANFEGKRYGTITVRRMIENSVNTATVRLATQIGLKEIVSTARDAGIESPLSPVPSLALGSFEVTPVELAYAYATIASGGMRYNPFPLDSIIGAKEETVYLGKSGVKQAVDQRAAYLVSYALEGVIDRGTGKPARSAGIGFPASGKTGTTDKNRDSWFVGYTPEVVCAVWVGRDSGGDTGVTGAEGALRIWSRFMKSIYSSAGPRALQPPQGIVTAEIDPASGFLATSACPERFTEAFIEGTVPKETCPLHQVHPLVESVRKGLRGIGDFFRNLFK
- a CDS encoding aldo/keto reductase — encoded protein: MRYKLFGNTGLRVSELCLGAMTFGEEWGWGSSKEDSRKVYDRFVEAGGNFIDTANLYTNGTSERYVGEFIASDRGHIVLATKYTLTLRPEDPNAGGNHRKNLVQSLDASLNRLNTDYIDLLWVHAWDFMTPSDEVMRALDDAVRAGKVIYIGVSDAPAWIVSRANTLAELKGWTSFAGLQIQYSLIERTPERDLLPMAKAMDIAITPWGALGGGMLSGKYKSGKGKPHGARYDVAAEWGSVFLTERNFRIADVVSEVAAETGRSASQVSLAWLRQQSWGVIVPIIGARTVAQVYDNMGCLDLVLTDAQLSRLDEASRIELGFPHDFLVGARKYVFGDTYPLIDAHRTRS
- a CDS encoding DUF4382 domain-containing protein → MRCNPFLLIPAALLMFVLATCGGGGDGGPTGTGQISLTDAPGNEIEFDNVLVTVKSVWFHTSDAAGAGDDGWLKYPLPSPKTVDLARLTDGAVSQILDRKLPVGHYRQIRIVLAPTEDSSYLSPYNNEVIVGGAVAPLRVPAADHGIKLDGSFQVTEGGTLNLAIDIDIGHDVVPFGNAGNGNREYILKPRLRYFDCDNVGSITGRIDAATRAAGYYFVFKAEQLEAGPGTDNLYHVRRFTAVGFQGDNTAFRLSFLRPGTYDVVMRGRNVDTVIVRGVTVNAGANTDLGPAIDMPSGSGEFPANTSVSPTGSWVNFYQTLDNTAAGTPVEYPYEIRFRHISPFTGIFFDNIALSNGKLHLRAYANGTTTLVAGYVTPQEWNGGGGIARFGAVADAHLFAPSAYVVFDNTAPGPVSGVPGPTFGSRLPVSAPASPAVASGAIFSLLNKPMTLDKVYLLAVHGGRVVDSFLPTQASGPMTWTMVSGRMQAPYEFPYLPGNIPGAFYGIDGFGWSPPGSPNGPAFAVGMAPAIADLRAGDDTAANFTMARIIP
- the lgt gene encoding prolipoprotein diacylglyceryl transferase: MHPVLIKIGSLKIYSYGVFVAIGFLAALWVAGKEIDRKGLDREKFYDLGFWVVLAAIAGARVFHVLVYWEHYRFDPVEILRLWNGGLVFYGGFIAALAASFWFLRKNSMPFLQVADASSLGIPLGLAFGRIGCTAAGCCYGKLTTVPWAIVFTDPASLAPLHVHLHPTQIYESLAAFAIAGGLYVTRDRFETPGMRFWALLIVYGIVRSFLEIFRDDPRGFLGPFSESQIVSAVLISYAVVSIVLARTRSANALK
- a CDS encoding PIN domain-containing protein; translated protein: MTTAGGKHGSWILPGDNIFVDTSAWVEYFRGPAHELGRQLDTALDEGRATGAGVVLMELLQGARDERSMRKIEDMFDALPLLDIGLDTWNAAGKLSNRYKKKGLILPLPDVLVAQLCIENNAFLLTTDRHFEKIREVHLLNGVIFPTSRKD
- the lspA gene encoding signal peptidase II yields the protein MIAAAVLTVADQYSKVWIVRNFPLFESRTVYESFFNIVHVRNTGVAFGMLSNLNPHWVNPLLIVTTVLAVVAVLAYIHILPGHGPAPCGLGLVLGGAIGNLIDRARLGYVVDFLDLHWRHHHWPAFNIADIGITAGIILLIIDMLFWSKEVEGAPRTH